One stretch of Rhipicephalus sanguineus isolate Rsan-2018 chromosome 10, BIME_Rsan_1.4, whole genome shotgun sequence DNA includes these proteins:
- the LOC119371693 gene encoding putative nuclease HARBI1, with the protein MIRALVPDRPVRTQAMKKLWKLAYTNTFLTSCFGRRTRKPKVEHFVDDVVRQYSDEEFRRHFRLSRRVATELIAGFASSPMCPTDNHGGKAAKSAETHLLSFIWYAANKTCMRDVADRFNLAESTVHRVLQRVADYLCTLGPTVLTFPRDLEKLSRDFEKVSGVPGVVGCIDGCYIRIQCPENKIASTYVNRHHFLSMTLQAVCDNKRRFSDVLVGSSSKIHDSRVFRLSSLAKKIPGICQGGRYHILGDAAYPVRPFLLTPYRDYGALTKQKKKFNAKFSATRVLIENSFGILKKRFRQLMYLELRTVKWLNAFMLACCILHNLCIDTGDELLDDSDEEEANDDVPWSKCTDSDESEEEDTEEDAALRKLGELKREKVFQKMFGGK; encoded by the exons ATGATTCGAGCTCTAGTTCCGGATCGACCAGTGAGGACTCAAGCGATGAAGAAGCTTTGGAAGCTGGCGTATACGAACACGTTTTTGACGTCATGTTTCGGCCGCCGGACAAGAAAACCGAAAGTTGAGCACTTCGTCGACGACGTCGTCCGCCAGTACTCGGATGAAGAG TTCCGAAGGCACTTCAGGTTGTCTCGGCGTGTTGCCACCGAACTGATAGCAGGCTTCGCGTCTTCTCCGATGTGCCCGACAGACAATCACGGTGGCAAGGCTGCGAAGTCTGCGGAGACGCACCTTTTGTCCTTCATTTG GTATGCAGCCAACAAAACATGCATGCGGGATGTGGCCGACAGATTCAACCTGGCTGAAAGTACTGTACACAGGGTACTGCAAAGAGTGGCAGACTACCTGTGTACGCTAGGTCCAACTGTCCTCACATTTCCCCGTGACCTGGAGAAGCTGTCCAGAGATTTCGAGAAA GTGTCGGGTGTGCCTGGTGTTGTTGGGTGCATAGACGGTTGCTACATTCGCATCCAGTGCCCCGAAAACAAGATAGCTTCGACCTACGTCAACAGACACCACTTCCTCTCAATGACATTGCAGGCTGTGTGCGACAACAAGAGGCGATTCAGTGACGTGCTCGTTGGAAGCTCGAGCAAGATACACGATTCCCGTGTCTTTCGCCTGTCCTCGCTTGCCAAAAAAATCCCAGGGATATGCCAAGGTGGCAGGTATCACATCCTAGGTGACGCAGCATACCCTGTAAGGCCGTTCTTGCTTACCCCTTACAGGGATTATGGAGCActaacaaaacagaagaaaaaattcaATGCAAAATTTTCGGCAACCCGCGTGCTGATTGAAAACTCGTTTGGGATCCTGAAGAAACGCTTCCGCCAGCTTATGTATCTGGAGCTGCGGACTGTCAAGTGGCTAAATGCGTTTATGCTTGCTTGTTGCATCTTGCATAATCTGTGCATCGACACAGGCGACGAACTGCTCGATGACAGTGATGAAGAGGAGGCTAACGATGACGTACCATGGTCCAAGTGCACAGACAGCGATGAAAGTGAAGAAGAGGATACTGAAGAAGACGCAGCACTACGTAAGCTCGGCGAGTTGAAGCGAGAGAAAGTGTTCCAAAAAATGTTTGGGGGAAAATGA